In a single window of the Gossypium hirsutum isolate 1008001.06 chromosome A13, Gossypium_hirsutum_v2.1, whole genome shotgun sequence genome:
- the LOC107894037 gene encoding nucleolin 1 isoform X6, which yields MGKSSKKSIPKVEAAPAVASPKSGKKGKREAQETLEKQVTVKKQKKNDGVAQAVVKKKVEAKTQTKKKDETSSSSDDSSDSEDEPVPLKKQAATTKNGSVPAKKAKQASSSNSSESSSEEDSSSDEEAPQNKKPVVSKNGPVPAAKTVKADSSSESSSEEDSSSDEEVPAQKKKPIVAKSGSIPAAKTVKADSSSESSSEEDSSSDEERVAKTKVATAVKNDSAPAKKGESSSSSDASDEDSSSDENEEKSKPATKKGPTTVPKKGTSESSESDISSDEEDEPPQKATLPASAVKNVPSAVAKGKTASSDSSSEEDSDEEDVKKATVVKKASAPTPKKMEDSSSSSSDDSDSEEEEQKDEAKGGKKPVTGKTAKKEDSSESSEDTDSSEDEAPTNNVPVGSKRPAPTAGRKSEQESDDSEDDSSDESEDEQPVAAKKSKVVSDAGKDAKAVKKVSSSEEEESEESSSDDEESDEETPKRKDTDVEMVDATTPQKNTKQEDLKSGKKAPQTPTTPQVQSTGSKTLFVGNLPFQVEQANIKNFFKDAGEVVDIRLSTDFEGNFKGYGHVEFATAEAAQKALELNGEYLMNRSLRLDLARERGAYTPSSGINSFNLFLAPFYHSNGNNSFQKGGRGQTRTIYVRGFDQSLSQDEAKQSLEEHFGSCGEISRVAIPVDRETGYLRGYAYLDFNDGDSFNKALELNGSELNNYSLTVDEAKPRGEFRDGPGGGRGGGRSGGRDGGGRSGGWSGGRGRGGRGGRHGGGRFGGGRGTPNKPNLAAAGTGKKTTFNDDD from the exons AtgggaaaatcaagcaaaaaatcGATCCCCAAA GTTGAAGCGGCACCTGCTGTAGCTTCTCCCAAGTCCGGGAAAAAAG GAAAGAGagaagctcaagaaactcttgaGAAACAAGTGACTGTGAAAAAGCAGAAGAAAAACGATGGGGTCGCACAGGCTGTTGTAAAGAAGAAGGTTGAAGCAAAGACCCAAACGAAGAAGAAAGACGAAACCAGTAGTTCTTCAGACGATTCTTCTGACTCCGAGGAT GAACCGGTGCCTCTGAAAAAACAGGCAGCTACTACCAAGAATGGCTCTGTACCTGCAAAGAAAGCAAAGCAAGCTAGCAGTTCGAATTCTTCCGAGTCTAGTAGCGAGGAAGATTCATCTTCTGACGAA gaaGCTCCTCAGAATAAAAAACCTGTAGTTTCTAAAAATGGCCCTGTTCCAGCTGCCAAGACAGTGAAAGCTGATAGTAGTTCTGAGTCTAGCAGTGAGGAAGATTCATCCTCTGACGAA GAAGTTCCTGCTCAGAAGAAAAAACCCATAGTTGCTAAAAGTGGCTCTATACCAGCTGCTAAGACAGTGAAGGCTGATAGTAGTTCAGAGTCTAGTAGTGAGGAAGATTCATCCTCCGATGAA GAGCGTGTTGCAAAAACAAAGGTAGCGACAGCTGTTAAAAATGACTCTGCACCTGCTAAGAAAGGCGAGTCCTCCAGCAGCTCTGATGCTTCAGATGAAGATAGCAGCTCAGATGAAAATGAA GAAAAATCAAAACCTGCCACTAAGAAAGGACCTACCACTGTTCCAAAAAAAGGGACTAGTGAAAGTTCAGAAAGTGATATCTCTTCTGATGAAGAGGAT GAACCTCCTCAGAAGGCTACTTTACCTGCTTCCGCTGTGAAGAATGTACCTTCAGCAGTTGCAAAGGGTAAAACTGCATCCAGTGATAGCAGCTCTGAGGAGGATTCTGATGAAGAG GATGTAAAGAAAGCCACTGTTGTGAAGAAAGCTTCTGCTCCCACACCCAAGAAAATGGAGGATTCCAGTAGTAGCTCCTCTGATGACAGTGATTCTGAGGAAGAAGAG CAGAAAGATGAAGCAAAGGGTGGTAAGAAACCTGTTACTGGGAAAACTGCAAAGAAAGAAGATTCTTCTGAAAGTTCCGAAGACACTGATTCCTCCGAGGATGAG GCTCCTACAAACAATGTTCCTGTTGGTTCAAAAAGGCCAGCCCCCACTGCTGGGAGAAAATCTGAACAG GAGAGTGATGATAGTGAAGATGATAGCTCTGATGAGAGTGAGGATGAACAACCTGTAGCTGCCAAAAAG TCTAAGGTTGTTTCAGATGCTGGAAAAGATGCCAAGGCTGTTAAGAAAGTAAGCAGTAGTGAAGAGGAGGAATCTGAAGAATCATCATCTGATGATGAGGAAAGTGATGAAGAAACTCCTAAGAGAAAG GACACTGATGTAGAAATGGTAGATGCTACAACACCGCAGAAAAATACCAAGCAGGAGGATTTGAAGTCTGGGAAGAAAGCT CCCCAAACTCCCACAACTCCTCAAGTTCAATCTACAGGATCAAAGACACTGTTCGTTGGAAACTTACCTTTCCAAGTAGAACAAGCTAATAT AAAGAATTTCTTTAAAGATGCTGGTGAGGTTGTGGATATTCGTTTATCCACTGATTTTGAAGGGAACTTTAAGGGGTATGGACATGTTGAATTTGCTACTGCAGAGGCTGCACAGAAG GCTTTAGAGTTGAATGGTGAATATTTGATGAATCGTTCCCTTAGACTTGATTTGGCTCGTGAAAGGGGTGCATATACACCAAGCAGTGG GATCAATTCATTCAACCTTTTTCTGGCACCTTTTTATCACAGCAATGGTAACAATTCATTCCAGAAAGGTGGAAGAGGTCAGACTCGAACAATATATGTCAGAGGATTTGATCAATCTCTTAGCCAGGACGAG GCTAAGCAATCATTGGAGGAGCACTTTGGTTCTTGTGGCGAGATTTCTCGGGTCGCGATACCTGTGGACCGGGAAACTGGTTATCTGAGAGG CTATGCTTATTTGGATTTCAACGATGGTGATAGTTTCAACAAAGCTTTAGAACTTAATGGATCTGAACTTAATAACTATTCCTTGACCGTGGATGAGGCAAAGCCGAGAGGTGAATTCCGTGATGGTCCTGGCGGTGGAAGAGGTGGTGGCAGGAGCGGGGGAAGGGACGGAGGTGGCAGGAGTGGTGGATGGAGCGGGGGAAGAGGCCGCGGGGGTCGTGGTGGTAGACATGGGGGTGGTCGATTTGGTGGAGGACGTGGAACACCTAACAAACCAAATCTTGCTGCTGCTGGTACAG GAAAGAAGACTACTTTCAATGATGACGATTAA
- the LOC107894037 gene encoding nucleolin 1 isoform X3: MGKSSKKSIPKVEAAPAVASPKSGKKGKREAQETLEKQVTVKKQKKNDGVAQAVVKKKVEAKTQTKKKDETSSSSDDSSDSEDEPVPLKKQAATTKNGSVPAKKAKQASSSNSSESSSEEDSSSDEEAPQNKKPVVSKNGPVPAAKTVKADSSSESSSEEDSSSDEEAPAQKKNPVVAKKGCVPAAKTVKADSSSSSSEEDSSSDEEAPAQNKKPVAAKTGSILAAKTVKAGNSSESSSEEDSSSDEEATAQNKNSVATKTVSVPDAKAVKADSSSESSSEEGSSSDEEVPAQKKKPIVAKSGSIPAAKTVKADSSSESSSEEDSSSDEERVAKTKVATAVKNDSAPAKKGESSSSSDASDEDSSSDENEEKSKPATKKGPTTVPKKGTSESSESDISSDEEDEPPQKATLPASAVKNVPSAVAKGKTASSDSSSEEDSDEEDVKKATVVKKASAPTPKKMEDSSSSSSDDSDSEEEEQKDEAKGGKKPVTGKTAKKEDSSESSEDTDSSEDEAPTNNVPVGSKRPAPTAGRKSEQESDDSEDDSSDESEDEQPVAAKKSKVVSDAGKDAKAVKKVSSSEEEESEESSSDDEESDEETPKRKDTDVEMVDATTPQKNTKQEDLKSGKKAPQTPTTPQVQSTGSKTLFVGNLPFQVEQANIKNFFKDAGEVVDIRLSTDFEGNFKGYGHVEFATAEAAQKALELNGEYLMNRSLRLDLARERGAYTPSSGNGNNSFQKGGRGQTRTIYVRGFDQSLSQDEAKQSLEEHFGSCGEISRVAIPVDRETGYLRGYAYLDFNDGDSFNKALELNGSELNNYSLTVDEAKPRGEFRDGPGGGRGGGRSGGRDGGGRSGGWSGGRGRGGRGGRHGGGRFGGGRGTPNKPNLAAAGTGKKTTFNDDD; this comes from the exons AtgggaaaatcaagcaaaaaatcGATCCCCAAA GTTGAAGCGGCACCTGCTGTAGCTTCTCCCAAGTCCGGGAAAAAAG GAAAGAGagaagctcaagaaactcttgaGAAACAAGTGACTGTGAAAAAGCAGAAGAAAAACGATGGGGTCGCACAGGCTGTTGTAAAGAAGAAGGTTGAAGCAAAGACCCAAACGAAGAAGAAAGACGAAACCAGTAGTTCTTCAGACGATTCTTCTGACTCCGAGGAT GAACCGGTGCCTCTGAAAAAACAGGCAGCTACTACCAAGAATGGCTCTGTACCTGCAAAGAAAGCAAAGCAAGCTAGCAGTTCGAATTCTTCCGAGTCTAGTAGCGAGGAAGATTCATCTTCTGACGAA gaaGCTCCTCAGAATAAAAAACCTGTAGTTTCTAAAAATGGCCCTGTTCCAGCTGCCAAGACAGTGAAAGCTGATAGTAGTTCTGAGTCTAGCAGTGAGGAAGATTCATCCTCTGACGAA GAAGCTCCTGCTCAGAAGAAAAATCctgtagttgctaaaaagggctgTGTTCCAGCTGCCAAGACAGTGAAAGCTGATAGCAGTTCTTCAAGTAGTGAGGAAGATTCATCCTCTGATGAA gAAGCTCCTGCTCAGAATAAAAAACCTGTAGCTGCAAAAACTGGCTCTATTCTGGCTGCTAAGACTGTTAAAGCTGGTAATAGTTCTGAGTCTAGTAGTGAAGAAGACTCATCCTCTGATGAA GAAGCTACTGCACAGAATAAAAACTCTGTAGCCACTAAAACTGTATCTGTTCCAGATGCTAAGGCTGTGAAAGCTGATAGTAGTTCTGAGTCTAGTAGTGAGGAAGGTTCATCCTCTGACGAA GAAGTTCCTGCTCAGAAGAAAAAACCCATAGTTGCTAAAAGTGGCTCTATACCAGCTGCTAAGACAGTGAAGGCTGATAGTAGTTCAGAGTCTAGTAGTGAGGAAGATTCATCCTCCGATGAA GAGCGTGTTGCAAAAACAAAGGTAGCGACAGCTGTTAAAAATGACTCTGCACCTGCTAAGAAAGGCGAGTCCTCCAGCAGCTCTGATGCTTCAGATGAAGATAGCAGCTCAGATGAAAATGAA GAAAAATCAAAACCTGCCACTAAGAAAGGACCTACCACTGTTCCAAAAAAAGGGACTAGTGAAAGTTCAGAAAGTGATATCTCTTCTGATGAAGAGGAT GAACCTCCTCAGAAGGCTACTTTACCTGCTTCCGCTGTGAAGAATGTACCTTCAGCAGTTGCAAAGGGTAAAACTGCATCCAGTGATAGCAGCTCTGAGGAGGATTCTGATGAAGAG GATGTAAAGAAAGCCACTGTTGTGAAGAAAGCTTCTGCTCCCACACCCAAGAAAATGGAGGATTCCAGTAGTAGCTCCTCTGATGACAGTGATTCTGAGGAAGAAGAG CAGAAAGATGAAGCAAAGGGTGGTAAGAAACCTGTTACTGGGAAAACTGCAAAGAAAGAAGATTCTTCTGAAAGTTCCGAAGACACTGATTCCTCCGAGGATGAG GCTCCTACAAACAATGTTCCTGTTGGTTCAAAAAGGCCAGCCCCCACTGCTGGGAGAAAATCTGAACAG GAGAGTGATGATAGTGAAGATGATAGCTCTGATGAGAGTGAGGATGAACAACCTGTAGCTGCCAAAAAG TCTAAGGTTGTTTCAGATGCTGGAAAAGATGCCAAGGCTGTTAAGAAAGTAAGCAGTAGTGAAGAGGAGGAATCTGAAGAATCATCATCTGATGATGAGGAAAGTGATGAAGAAACTCCTAAGAGAAAG GACACTGATGTAGAAATGGTAGATGCTACAACACCGCAGAAAAATACCAAGCAGGAGGATTTGAAGTCTGGGAAGAAAGCT CCCCAAACTCCCACAACTCCTCAAGTTCAATCTACAGGATCAAAGACACTGTTCGTTGGAAACTTACCTTTCCAAGTAGAACAAGCTAATAT AAAGAATTTCTTTAAAGATGCTGGTGAGGTTGTGGATATTCGTTTATCCACTGATTTTGAAGGGAACTTTAAGGGGTATGGACATGTTGAATTTGCTACTGCAGAGGCTGCACAGAAG GCTTTAGAGTTGAATGGTGAATATTTGATGAATCGTTCCCTTAGACTTGATTTGGCTCGTGAAAGGGGTGCATATACACCAAGCAGTGG CAATGGTAACAATTCATTCCAGAAAGGTGGAAGAGGTCAGACTCGAACAATATATGTCAGAGGATTTGATCAATCTCTTAGCCAGGACGAG GCTAAGCAATCATTGGAGGAGCACTTTGGTTCTTGTGGCGAGATTTCTCGGGTCGCGATACCTGTGGACCGGGAAACTGGTTATCTGAGAGG CTATGCTTATTTGGATTTCAACGATGGTGATAGTTTCAACAAAGCTTTAGAACTTAATGGATCTGAACTTAATAACTATTCCTTGACCGTGGATGAGGCAAAGCCGAGAGGTGAATTCCGTGATGGTCCTGGCGGTGGAAGAGGTGGTGGCAGGAGCGGGGGAAGGGACGGAGGTGGCAGGAGTGGTGGATGGAGCGGGGGAAGAGGCCGCGGGGGTCGTGGTGGTAGACATGGGGGTGGTCGATTTGGTGGAGGACGTGGAACACCTAACAAACCAAATCTTGCTGCTGCTGGTACAG GAAAGAAGACTACTTTCAATGATGACGATTAA
- the LOC107894037 gene encoding nucleolin 1 isoform X1: MGKSSKKSIPKVEAAPAVASPKSGKKGKREAQETLEKQVTVKKQKKNDGVAQAVVKKKVEAKTQTKKKDETSSSSDDSSDSEDEPVPLKKQAATTKNGSVPAKKAKQASSSNSSESSSEEDSSSDEEAPQNKKPVVSKNGPVPAAKTVKADSSSESSSEEDSSSDEEAPAQKKNPVVAKKGCVPAAKTVKADSSSSSSEEDSSSDEEAPAQNKKPVAAKTGSILAAKTVKAGNSSESSSEEDSSSDEEATAQNKNSVATKTVSVPDAKAVKADSSSESSSEEGSSSDEEVPAQKKKPIVAKSGSIPAAKTVKADSSSESSSEEDSSSDEERVAKTKVATAVKNDSAPAKKGESSSSSDASDEDSSSDENEEKSKPATKKGPTTVPKKGTSESSESDISSDEEDEPPQKATLPASAVKNVPSAVAKGKTASSDSSSEEDSDEEDVKKATVVKKASAPTPKKMEDSSSSSSDDSDSEEEEQKDEAKGGKKPVTGKTAKKEDSSESSEDTDSSEDEAPTNNVPVGSKRPAPTAGRKSEQESDDSEDDSSDESEDEQPVAAKKSKVVSDAGKDAKAVKKVSSSEEEESEESSSDDEESDEETPKRKDTDVEMVDATTPQKNTKQEDLKSGKKAPQTPTTPQVQSTGSKTLFVGNLPFQVEQANIKNFFKDAGEVVDIRLSTDFEGNFKGYGHVEFATAEAAQKALELNGEYLMNRSLRLDLARERGAYTPSSGINSFNLFLAPFYHSNGNNSFQKGGRGQTRTIYVRGFDQSLSQDEAKQSLEEHFGSCGEISRVAIPVDRETGYLRGYAYLDFNDGDSFNKALELNGSELNNYSLTVDEAKPRGEFRDGPGGGRGGGRSGGRDGGGRSGGWSGGRGRGGRGGRHGGGRFGGGRGTPNKPNLAAAGTGKKTTFNDDD; encoded by the exons AtgggaaaatcaagcaaaaaatcGATCCCCAAA GTTGAAGCGGCACCTGCTGTAGCTTCTCCCAAGTCCGGGAAAAAAG GAAAGAGagaagctcaagaaactcttgaGAAACAAGTGACTGTGAAAAAGCAGAAGAAAAACGATGGGGTCGCACAGGCTGTTGTAAAGAAGAAGGTTGAAGCAAAGACCCAAACGAAGAAGAAAGACGAAACCAGTAGTTCTTCAGACGATTCTTCTGACTCCGAGGAT GAACCGGTGCCTCTGAAAAAACAGGCAGCTACTACCAAGAATGGCTCTGTACCTGCAAAGAAAGCAAAGCAAGCTAGCAGTTCGAATTCTTCCGAGTCTAGTAGCGAGGAAGATTCATCTTCTGACGAA gaaGCTCCTCAGAATAAAAAACCTGTAGTTTCTAAAAATGGCCCTGTTCCAGCTGCCAAGACAGTGAAAGCTGATAGTAGTTCTGAGTCTAGCAGTGAGGAAGATTCATCCTCTGACGAA GAAGCTCCTGCTCAGAAGAAAAATCctgtagttgctaaaaagggctgTGTTCCAGCTGCCAAGACAGTGAAAGCTGATAGCAGTTCTTCAAGTAGTGAGGAAGATTCATCCTCTGATGAA gAAGCTCCTGCTCAGAATAAAAAACCTGTAGCTGCAAAAACTGGCTCTATTCTGGCTGCTAAGACTGTTAAAGCTGGTAATAGTTCTGAGTCTAGTAGTGAAGAAGACTCATCCTCTGATGAA GAAGCTACTGCACAGAATAAAAACTCTGTAGCCACTAAAACTGTATCTGTTCCAGATGCTAAGGCTGTGAAAGCTGATAGTAGTTCTGAGTCTAGTAGTGAGGAAGGTTCATCCTCTGACGAA GAAGTTCCTGCTCAGAAGAAAAAACCCATAGTTGCTAAAAGTGGCTCTATACCAGCTGCTAAGACAGTGAAGGCTGATAGTAGTTCAGAGTCTAGTAGTGAGGAAGATTCATCCTCCGATGAA GAGCGTGTTGCAAAAACAAAGGTAGCGACAGCTGTTAAAAATGACTCTGCACCTGCTAAGAAAGGCGAGTCCTCCAGCAGCTCTGATGCTTCAGATGAAGATAGCAGCTCAGATGAAAATGAA GAAAAATCAAAACCTGCCACTAAGAAAGGACCTACCACTGTTCCAAAAAAAGGGACTAGTGAAAGTTCAGAAAGTGATATCTCTTCTGATGAAGAGGAT GAACCTCCTCAGAAGGCTACTTTACCTGCTTCCGCTGTGAAGAATGTACCTTCAGCAGTTGCAAAGGGTAAAACTGCATCCAGTGATAGCAGCTCTGAGGAGGATTCTGATGAAGAG GATGTAAAGAAAGCCACTGTTGTGAAGAAAGCTTCTGCTCCCACACCCAAGAAAATGGAGGATTCCAGTAGTAGCTCCTCTGATGACAGTGATTCTGAGGAAGAAGAG CAGAAAGATGAAGCAAAGGGTGGTAAGAAACCTGTTACTGGGAAAACTGCAAAGAAAGAAGATTCTTCTGAAAGTTCCGAAGACACTGATTCCTCCGAGGATGAG GCTCCTACAAACAATGTTCCTGTTGGTTCAAAAAGGCCAGCCCCCACTGCTGGGAGAAAATCTGAACAG GAGAGTGATGATAGTGAAGATGATAGCTCTGATGAGAGTGAGGATGAACAACCTGTAGCTGCCAAAAAG TCTAAGGTTGTTTCAGATGCTGGAAAAGATGCCAAGGCTGTTAAGAAAGTAAGCAGTAGTGAAGAGGAGGAATCTGAAGAATCATCATCTGATGATGAGGAAAGTGATGAAGAAACTCCTAAGAGAAAG GACACTGATGTAGAAATGGTAGATGCTACAACACCGCAGAAAAATACCAAGCAGGAGGATTTGAAGTCTGGGAAGAAAGCT CCCCAAACTCCCACAACTCCTCAAGTTCAATCTACAGGATCAAAGACACTGTTCGTTGGAAACTTACCTTTCCAAGTAGAACAAGCTAATAT AAAGAATTTCTTTAAAGATGCTGGTGAGGTTGTGGATATTCGTTTATCCACTGATTTTGAAGGGAACTTTAAGGGGTATGGACATGTTGAATTTGCTACTGCAGAGGCTGCACAGAAG GCTTTAGAGTTGAATGGTGAATATTTGATGAATCGTTCCCTTAGACTTGATTTGGCTCGTGAAAGGGGTGCATATACACCAAGCAGTGG GATCAATTCATTCAACCTTTTTCTGGCACCTTTTTATCACAGCAATGGTAACAATTCATTCCAGAAAGGTGGAAGAGGTCAGACTCGAACAATATATGTCAGAGGATTTGATCAATCTCTTAGCCAGGACGAG GCTAAGCAATCATTGGAGGAGCACTTTGGTTCTTGTGGCGAGATTTCTCGGGTCGCGATACCTGTGGACCGGGAAACTGGTTATCTGAGAGG CTATGCTTATTTGGATTTCAACGATGGTGATAGTTTCAACAAAGCTTTAGAACTTAATGGATCTGAACTTAATAACTATTCCTTGACCGTGGATGAGGCAAAGCCGAGAGGTGAATTCCGTGATGGTCCTGGCGGTGGAAGAGGTGGTGGCAGGAGCGGGGGAAGGGACGGAGGTGGCAGGAGTGGTGGATGGAGCGGGGGAAGAGGCCGCGGGGGTCGTGGTGGTAGACATGGGGGTGGTCGATTTGGTGGAGGACGTGGAACACCTAACAAACCAAATCTTGCTGCTGCTGGTACAG GAAAGAAGACTACTTTCAATGATGACGATTAA
- the LOC107894037 gene encoding nucleolin 1 isoform X2: protein MGKSSKKSIPKVEAAPAVASPKSGKKGKREAQETLEKQVTVKKQKKNDGVAQAVVKKKVEAKTQTKKKDETSSSSDDSSDSEDEPVPLKKQAATTKNGSVPAKKAKQASSSNSSESSSEEDSSSDEEAPQNKKPVVSKNGPVPAAKTVKADSSSESSSEEDSSSDEEAPAQKKNPVVAKKGCVPAAKTVKADSSSSSSEEDSSSDEEAPAQNKKPVAAKTGSILAAKTVKAGNSSESSSEEDSSSDEEATAQNKNSVATKTVSVPDAKAVKADSSSESSSEEGSSSDEEVPAQKKKPIVAKSGSIPAAKTVKADSSSESSSEEDSSSDEERVAKTKVATAVKNDSAPAKKGESSSSSDASDEDSSSDENEEKSKPATKKGPTTVPKKGTSESSESDISSDEEDEPPQKATLPASAVKNVPSAVAKGKTASSDSSSEEDSDEEDVKKATVVKKASAPTPKKMEDSSSSSSDDSDSEEEEKDEAKGGKKPVTGKTAKKEDSSESSEDTDSSEDEAPTNNVPVGSKRPAPTAGRKSEQESDDSEDDSSDESEDEQPVAAKKSKVVSDAGKDAKAVKKVSSSEEEESEESSSDDEESDEETPKRKDTDVEMVDATTPQKNTKQEDLKSGKKAPQTPTTPQVQSTGSKTLFVGNLPFQVEQANIKNFFKDAGEVVDIRLSTDFEGNFKGYGHVEFATAEAAQKALELNGEYLMNRSLRLDLARERGAYTPSSGINSFNLFLAPFYHSNGNNSFQKGGRGQTRTIYVRGFDQSLSQDEAKQSLEEHFGSCGEISRVAIPVDRETGYLRGYAYLDFNDGDSFNKALELNGSELNNYSLTVDEAKPRGEFRDGPGGGRGGGRSGGRDGGGRSGGWSGGRGRGGRGGRHGGGRFGGGRGTPNKPNLAAAGTGKKTTFNDDD from the exons AtgggaaaatcaagcaaaaaatcGATCCCCAAA GTTGAAGCGGCACCTGCTGTAGCTTCTCCCAAGTCCGGGAAAAAAG GAAAGAGagaagctcaagaaactcttgaGAAACAAGTGACTGTGAAAAAGCAGAAGAAAAACGATGGGGTCGCACAGGCTGTTGTAAAGAAGAAGGTTGAAGCAAAGACCCAAACGAAGAAGAAAGACGAAACCAGTAGTTCTTCAGACGATTCTTCTGACTCCGAGGAT GAACCGGTGCCTCTGAAAAAACAGGCAGCTACTACCAAGAATGGCTCTGTACCTGCAAAGAAAGCAAAGCAAGCTAGCAGTTCGAATTCTTCCGAGTCTAGTAGCGAGGAAGATTCATCTTCTGACGAA gaaGCTCCTCAGAATAAAAAACCTGTAGTTTCTAAAAATGGCCCTGTTCCAGCTGCCAAGACAGTGAAAGCTGATAGTAGTTCTGAGTCTAGCAGTGAGGAAGATTCATCCTCTGACGAA GAAGCTCCTGCTCAGAAGAAAAATCctgtagttgctaaaaagggctgTGTTCCAGCTGCCAAGACAGTGAAAGCTGATAGCAGTTCTTCAAGTAGTGAGGAAGATTCATCCTCTGATGAA gAAGCTCCTGCTCAGAATAAAAAACCTGTAGCTGCAAAAACTGGCTCTATTCTGGCTGCTAAGACTGTTAAAGCTGGTAATAGTTCTGAGTCTAGTAGTGAAGAAGACTCATCCTCTGATGAA GAAGCTACTGCACAGAATAAAAACTCTGTAGCCACTAAAACTGTATCTGTTCCAGATGCTAAGGCTGTGAAAGCTGATAGTAGTTCTGAGTCTAGTAGTGAGGAAGGTTCATCCTCTGACGAA GAAGTTCCTGCTCAGAAGAAAAAACCCATAGTTGCTAAAAGTGGCTCTATACCAGCTGCTAAGACAGTGAAGGCTGATAGTAGTTCAGAGTCTAGTAGTGAGGAAGATTCATCCTCCGATGAA GAGCGTGTTGCAAAAACAAAGGTAGCGACAGCTGTTAAAAATGACTCTGCACCTGCTAAGAAAGGCGAGTCCTCCAGCAGCTCTGATGCTTCAGATGAAGATAGCAGCTCAGATGAAAATGAA GAAAAATCAAAACCTGCCACTAAGAAAGGACCTACCACTGTTCCAAAAAAAGGGACTAGTGAAAGTTCAGAAAGTGATATCTCTTCTGATGAAGAGGAT GAACCTCCTCAGAAGGCTACTTTACCTGCTTCCGCTGTGAAGAATGTACCTTCAGCAGTTGCAAAGGGTAAAACTGCATCCAGTGATAGCAGCTCTGAGGAGGATTCTGATGAAGAG GATGTAAAGAAAGCCACTGTTGTGAAGAAAGCTTCTGCTCCCACACCCAAGAAAATGGAGGATTCCAGTAGTAGCTCCTCTGATGACAGTGATTCTGAGGAAGAAGAG AAAGATGAAGCAAAGGGTGGTAAGAAACCTGTTACTGGGAAAACTGCAAAGAAAGAAGATTCTTCTGAAAGTTCCGAAGACACTGATTCCTCCGAGGATGAG GCTCCTACAAACAATGTTCCTGTTGGTTCAAAAAGGCCAGCCCCCACTGCTGGGAGAAAATCTGAACAG GAGAGTGATGATAGTGAAGATGATAGCTCTGATGAGAGTGAGGATGAACAACCTGTAGCTGCCAAAAAG TCTAAGGTTGTTTCAGATGCTGGAAAAGATGCCAAGGCTGTTAAGAAAGTAAGCAGTAGTGAAGAGGAGGAATCTGAAGAATCATCATCTGATGATGAGGAAAGTGATGAAGAAACTCCTAAGAGAAAG GACACTGATGTAGAAATGGTAGATGCTACAACACCGCAGAAAAATACCAAGCAGGAGGATTTGAAGTCTGGGAAGAAAGCT CCCCAAACTCCCACAACTCCTCAAGTTCAATCTACAGGATCAAAGACACTGTTCGTTGGAAACTTACCTTTCCAAGTAGAACAAGCTAATAT AAAGAATTTCTTTAAAGATGCTGGTGAGGTTGTGGATATTCGTTTATCCACTGATTTTGAAGGGAACTTTAAGGGGTATGGACATGTTGAATTTGCTACTGCAGAGGCTGCACAGAAG GCTTTAGAGTTGAATGGTGAATATTTGATGAATCGTTCCCTTAGACTTGATTTGGCTCGTGAAAGGGGTGCATATACACCAAGCAGTGG GATCAATTCATTCAACCTTTTTCTGGCACCTTTTTATCACAGCAATGGTAACAATTCATTCCAGAAAGGTGGAAGAGGTCAGACTCGAACAATATATGTCAGAGGATTTGATCAATCTCTTAGCCAGGACGAG GCTAAGCAATCATTGGAGGAGCACTTTGGTTCTTGTGGCGAGATTTCTCGGGTCGCGATACCTGTGGACCGGGAAACTGGTTATCTGAGAGG CTATGCTTATTTGGATTTCAACGATGGTGATAGTTTCAACAAAGCTTTAGAACTTAATGGATCTGAACTTAATAACTATTCCTTGACCGTGGATGAGGCAAAGCCGAGAGGTGAATTCCGTGATGGTCCTGGCGGTGGAAGAGGTGGTGGCAGGAGCGGGGGAAGGGACGGAGGTGGCAGGAGTGGTGGATGGAGCGGGGGAAGAGGCCGCGGGGGTCGTGGTGGTAGACATGGGGGTGGTCGATTTGGTGGAGGACGTGGAACACCTAACAAACCAAATCTTGCTGCTGCTGGTACAG GAAAGAAGACTACTTTCAATGATGACGATTAA